A genomic region of Synechococcus sp. NOUM97013 contains the following coding sequences:
- the hemC gene encoding hydroxymethylbilane synthase, which produces MALEQLRIASRRSQLAMVQTNWVKAELEKAHPGLAISVEAMATQGDKILDVALAKIGDKGLFTKELEAQMLVGRAEIAVHSLKDLPTNLPEGLMLGCVTEREDPADALVVNKKNADHTLETLPEGSVVGTSSLRRLAQLRHHYPHLQFKDVRGNVITRLEKLDSGGYDCLILAAAGLTRLGFGDRIHQIIPGNISLHAVGQGALGIECVEGSPEVLELIKVLEHAPTAARCLAERAFLRELEGGCQVPIGVNTVIEGDTLTLTGMVASLDGKRLIRDACSGPVSNPETLGVKLAAELKSRGAGDILQEIFATVRPEA; this is translated from the coding sequence ATGGCCCTCGAGCAACTGCGCATCGCCTCCCGCCGAAGCCAGCTGGCCATGGTGCAGACCAATTGGGTCAAAGCTGAACTCGAAAAGGCCCATCCCGGTCTGGCCATTTCTGTGGAAGCCATGGCCACCCAAGGAGACAAGATCCTTGATGTCGCACTCGCCAAGATCGGCGACAAGGGCTTGTTCACCAAAGAGCTTGAAGCTCAGATGTTGGTGGGCCGTGCAGAGATCGCCGTTCACTCCCTCAAGGATCTCCCCACCAATCTCCCTGAGGGTCTGATGCTGGGTTGCGTCACCGAGCGCGAAGATCCCGCCGACGCCTTGGTGGTGAACAAGAAGAACGCCGACCACACCCTGGAAACGCTGCCTGAAGGCTCCGTTGTGGGAACCAGTTCTTTGCGCAGGCTGGCACAGCTGCGCCACCACTACCCCCACCTCCAGTTCAAGGACGTGCGGGGGAACGTGATCACCCGCCTGGAAAAGCTGGATTCCGGCGGTTACGACTGTCTGATTCTGGCTGCCGCAGGACTCACGCGCCTGGGATTCGGTGACCGCATTCATCAGATCATTCCCGGCAACATCTCCCTTCACGCTGTTGGACAGGGCGCACTCGGCATCGAATGCGTGGAAGGCAGCCCAGAAGTTCTTGAGTTGATCAAGGTTCTCGAGCACGCCCCCACCGCAGCGCGTTGCCTCGCTGAACGCGCATTCCTGCGAGAACTCGAAGGTGGCTGCCAAGTGCCGATCGGAGTGAACACCGTGATCGAAGGCGACACCCTGACCCTCACCGGGATGGTGGCGAGCCTTGATGGCAAGCGCTTAATCCGGGATGCGTGCAGCGGACCCGTGTCCAATCCAGAGACTCTCGGCGTGAAGTTGGCCGCAGAACTCAAATCACGTGGTGCCGGAGACATTCTCCAAGAGATCTTTGCCACCGTTCGCCCTGAGGCCTGA
- a CDS encoding MarC family protein: MSLLHTAVGIFTISNPIGNLPIYLSFTDGNKKRDRAIARSCAFTFLIALLLATWLGNDLLGFFGISRGAFQVAGGLIVVLIGLSMLHSEPSKVHHDPESVDRDQNSAVKGIVPLGIPLLAGPGTLTVVIADPSAASLGGKVSLSLVVVALTAVVYLVFNAGEMLSSRISTSALQVLTKIMGLLLTAIAIQMLFSGLSTGFPILKGLTG; encoded by the coding sequence ATGTCGCTCCTGCACACCGCGGTTGGAATCTTCACCATCTCCAACCCGATCGGCAATCTGCCGATCTATCTCTCCTTCACGGATGGGAACAAGAAAAGGGATCGGGCCATTGCCCGCAGTTGTGCGTTCACCTTCCTGATTGCTCTGCTGTTGGCCACCTGGCTTGGCAATGATCTTCTTGGCTTCTTCGGCATCAGCCGCGGAGCTTTTCAAGTAGCCGGAGGACTGATTGTGGTGCTGATCGGCCTGTCGATGCTGCACTCCGAGCCATCGAAAGTGCACCACGATCCTGAATCCGTGGACCGGGATCAGAACTCAGCGGTGAAAGGCATCGTTCCTCTGGGCATTCCGCTGCTCGCTGGCCCTGGAACCCTCACGGTGGTGATTGCTGATCCCAGCGCCGCCAGCCTTGGGGGAAAGGTGAGCCTCAGTCTGGTGGTGGTGGCCCTGACCGCTGTGGTGTATCTGGTCTTCAATGCCGGTGAGATGCTGTCATCGAGGATCAGCACGTCGGCCCTGCAGGTGCTGACCAAAATCATGGGGCTTCTGCTCACCGCCATCGCGATTCAGATGCTTTTCTCAGGACTCAGCACTGGTTTTCCCATTCTCAAGGGACTCACTGGGTGA
- a CDS encoding L,D-transpeptidase has translation MLRLDCVGWHSLVGVGVASLVLAGSAPSLASVHGATVPRASVLRSSAQWQASAPATRIHLDLRQRRISVIRDGQPLGRWPVAIGDPSTPTPTGLFQVESKLENPRYQSTKSGKVHPVIGPASPLGHRWIGFLQQGPNQFGIHGTPWPHWVKIRAAVSNGCVRMLNADVQKLYELVEVGTPVVITQ, from the coding sequence ATGTTGCGTCTCGACTGCGTCGGCTGGCACAGCTTGGTTGGCGTGGGGGTTGCCTCGCTGGTACTGGCAGGTTCCGCTCCCTCACTGGCTTCAGTGCATGGGGCAACGGTTCCTCGCGCATCGGTGCTTCGGTCGTCAGCGCAATGGCAGGCTTCGGCACCCGCGACGCGCATCCATCTCGATCTGCGCCAGCGCCGGATCAGCGTGATCCGCGATGGCCAACCACTTGGTCGCTGGCCTGTGGCCATCGGCGACCCCAGCACTCCGACGCCCACAGGCTTGTTTCAGGTGGAATCGAAGCTGGAGAATCCTCGATATCAGAGCACCAAGTCAGGCAAGGTGCATCCGGTGATAGGCCCGGCCAGCCCCCTGGGACATCGATGGATCGGGTTTCTTCAGCAGGGTCCCAATCAGTTCGGCATCCATGGAACACCCTGGCCGCACTGGGTGAAGATCCGTGCGGCTGTCTCCAATGGATGCGTGCGGATGCTGAATGCCGATGTGCAGAAACTGTATGAACTGGTGGAGGTGGGCACTCCTGTGGTGATCACCCAGTGA
- a CDS encoding inorganic diphosphatase translates to MANLDQAPSRSMPNLLHVLPAFADESELRLNTIVELNSNTINKYELITETGHLKLDRVGYSSLSYPFAYGCIPRTWDEDGDPLDIEIVNVTEPLIPGSIVEARIIGIMTFDDGGEVDDKVIAVLADDKRMDHIKSFEDLGDHWKKETTYYWEHYKDLKKPGTCRVNGFFGTEKAVEIIKSCEARYMAEIDPKLVD, encoded by the coding sequence ATGGCCAATCTCGACCAGGCTCCCAGCCGGAGCATGCCCAATCTGCTGCATGTGCTCCCCGCCTTCGCGGATGAATCCGAGCTGCGTCTGAACACGATCGTCGAGCTCAACTCGAACACGATCAACAAGTACGAGCTGATCACCGAGACCGGTCATCTGAAGCTGGATCGGGTCGGTTATTCATCTCTTTCCTATCCCTTCGCTTACGGCTGCATTCCCCGCACCTGGGATGAGGATGGCGATCCACTGGACATCGAGATTGTCAACGTCACTGAGCCACTGATTCCCGGCTCGATCGTGGAAGCCCGCATCATCGGCATCATGACCTTCGATGATGGTGGTGAAGTCGACGACAAAGTCATCGCTGTGTTGGCGGATGACAAGCGGATGGATCACATCAAGAGCTTCGAGGACCTTGGTGATCACTGGAAAAAGGAAACCACTTATTACTGGGAGCACTACAAGGATCTGAAGAAGCCCGGAACTTGCAGAGTGAATGGGTTTTTCGGAACAGAGAAGGCTGTCGAGATCATCAAGAGCTGTGAGGCCCGCTACATGGCGGAAATTGACCCCAAGCTGGTCGACTGA
- a CDS encoding carboxypeptidase M32, which translates to MNRSATPNAWTRLGGHLQETQLLGSIQSTLYWDQNTRMPSGGAAWRGQQLALLARQLHARQSSQRYADLIADARAEWQANASTGEVGELKEQARNLDLLEQDLRRQQSLDPALVSALATAKSQGYDLWQQAKATSDFQLFAPALRQMVDLRQEQARQLAEPRSCWETLAQPFEPDLTLARLQELFAPLRRRLPALLDALPGGPRPASLSWDLTPATQQKLCDQLLEEWGRDASITCVAASPHPFSITLGPRDFRITTRVVAGQPLSCFLATAHEWGHSLYEQGLPESSHQWFAWPLGQATSMAVHESQSLFWENRVARSQPFSERWWQPFATAGAPVTSSRDLWQAMNPMAPGCNRVEADELSYGLHILIRTDLELALLEQGMPVEDLPSEWNRRYGELLGVTPADDAEGCLQDVHWSEGLFGYFPSYLLGHLVSAQISEAMTAAIGSPEEHVSRGDVTPLLAWLREHVHPVGRALNAEQLVEQVSGRPLSSAPFLSYLDDKLSMLSALRS; encoded by the coding sequence ATGAATCGCAGTGCGACCCCTAACGCCTGGACACGCCTTGGCGGGCACCTGCAGGAAACCCAATTGCTGGGCTCGATCCAGAGCACGCTCTACTGGGATCAGAACACCCGCATGCCCAGCGGCGGAGCTGCTTGGCGTGGCCAGCAACTGGCCTTGCTGGCACGTCAATTGCATGCGCGTCAAAGCTCGCAGCGCTATGCCGATCTGATTGCGGATGCACGCGCTGAGTGGCAAGCCAACGCCAGCACTGGTGAGGTTGGTGAGCTGAAGGAGCAAGCGCGCAATCTTGATTTGCTCGAGCAGGATCTTCGTCGCCAGCAGTCACTTGACCCTGCTTTGGTGAGTGCGCTCGCGACGGCCAAATCCCAGGGATACGACCTCTGGCAGCAAGCCAAAGCCACATCGGACTTTCAGCTCTTTGCTCCAGCGTTGCGGCAGATGGTGGATCTGCGCCAGGAGCAAGCCCGTCAGCTGGCGGAACCACGCAGCTGCTGGGAAACGCTGGCACAACCTTTCGAACCGGATCTCACCCTGGCTCGGCTTCAAGAGCTGTTCGCACCGCTGCGTCGCCGTCTCCCCGCTCTGCTGGATGCGCTTCCAGGTGGTCCCCGCCCTGCTTCCCTCAGCTGGGATCTGACGCCTGCGACGCAGCAGAAACTCTGTGACCAGTTGCTTGAGGAGTGGGGCCGAGATGCCTCGATCACCTGTGTTGCCGCCTCACCTCATCCTTTTTCCATCACCCTGGGTCCCCGCGACTTCCGCATCACGACCAGGGTGGTGGCGGGTCAGCCCCTGTCCTGCTTTCTGGCCACAGCCCATGAATGGGGACACAGCCTTTACGAGCAGGGCTTGCCTGAATCGAGTCATCAGTGGTTCGCCTGGCCTCTTGGTCAGGCCACGTCGATGGCCGTTCATGAAAGTCAGTCGCTGTTCTGGGAGAACCGGGTGGCCCGCAGCCAGCCGTTCTCGGAGCGCTGGTGGCAGCCCTTTGCCACTGCCGGAGCTCCGGTGACCTCATCGAGGGATCTTTGGCAAGCCATGAATCCCATGGCTCCTGGCTGCAACCGCGTGGAAGCCGATGAACTCAGTTACGGGCTGCATATCCTGATTCGTACGGATCTGGAATTGGCCCTGCTGGAGCAGGGAATGCCGGTTGAAGATCTCCCCAGCGAATGGAATCGTCGTTACGGCGAACTGCTGGGCGTCACACCAGCCGACGATGCCGAGGGCTGCCTGCAGGACGTGCATTGGAGTGAAGGACTCTTCGGTTATTTCCCGTCGTATCTGCTGGGTCATCTCGTCAGTGCCCAGATCAGCGAGGCGATGACCGCAGCGATCGGTTCACCGGAAGAGCATGTGTCCCGGGGGGATGTAACGCCGTTGCTGGCCTGGCTCAGGGAGCACGTGCACCCCGTGGGCCGTGCTTTGAATGCGGAGCAGCTCGTGGAACAGGTGTCGGGTCGACCGCTGTCGAGTGCTCCTTTCCTCAGCTATTTGGACGACAAGCTGAGCATGCTGTCCGCGCTTAGGAGCTAA
- a CDS encoding 4a-hydroxytetrahydrobiopterin dehydratase → MAALLSAPEREQLGAKLNHWQVMDDRLKRQCQFNDFSEAFAFMTRVALLAETMQHHPNWSNVYNRVTIELTTHDLGGLSDLDAAMAHAIDALL, encoded by the coding sequence ATGGCCGCACTGCTCAGCGCACCAGAGAGGGAACAGCTTGGCGCCAAGCTGAACCACTGGCAGGTGATGGACGATCGCTTGAAGCGTCAATGCCAGTTCAACGATTTCAGCGAGGCGTTCGCCTTCATGACCCGGGTGGCGCTGTTGGCAGAAACCATGCAGCACCACCCCAACTGGAGCAACGTCTACAACCGCGTGACGATCGAGCTGACCACGCACGATCTCGGGGGCCTGAGTGATCTGGATGCTGCGATGGCCCACGCCATCGACGCGCTTCTCTGA
- a CDS encoding GTP-binding protein: MTASATRNSTVPVTILTGFLGAGKTTLLNHILSNQDGLKTAVLVNEFGEIGIDNELVVSTSEDMVELSNGCICCSINGELLDAVDRILDRPSPPEYLVVETTGLADPLPVAMTFLGSELRDQTRLDSIITLIDAENFGSEILASEVGRSQVIYGDILMLNKTDLVEESRLVALENELREVKKDARILRSVKGEVPLPLLLSVGLFESDRVVSPAQDPSLDHSDCDHDHGHCSHDHDHDHDHGHHHDHGHGHHHDHGHSHHDHGHDHDHSHDHGSADHLAIEGFTSLSFASPRPFDLRAFQNFLDNQLPGSVFRAKGILWFKESERRHVFHLAGKRFSIDDSDWTGERKNQLVLIGRDLEHDTLRQQLQACVCDISE; this comes from the coding sequence ATGACGGCCAGCGCAACCCGTAACTCAACAGTGCCGGTGACGATTCTCACCGGGTTCCTAGGGGCGGGCAAAACCACACTGCTTAACCACATCCTGAGCAATCAGGACGGGCTGAAAACCGCCGTTCTGGTCAATGAATTCGGAGAAATCGGGATCGACAACGAGCTGGTGGTAAGCACTAGTGAAGACATGGTCGAACTGAGCAACGGCTGCATCTGCTGCTCGATCAATGGTGAGCTGTTAGATGCCGTGGATCGCATCCTCGATCGCCCCAGTCCTCCTGAGTATCTCGTGGTGGAAACCACCGGCTTGGCCGATCCACTGCCTGTAGCGATGACCTTTTTGGGCAGCGAGCTGCGCGACCAGACACGACTCGACTCGATCATCACACTGATTGATGCTGAGAATTTCGGCTCCGAAATTCTGGCCAGTGAGGTGGGCCGATCTCAGGTGATTTATGGCGATATTTTGATGCTCAACAAGACCGACCTCGTCGAAGAGAGCCGGTTGGTGGCCCTGGAGAACGAACTGCGCGAGGTCAAAAAAGATGCCCGCATTTTGCGCTCAGTGAAAGGCGAGGTACCGCTCCCCTTGCTTCTGAGTGTGGGCCTGTTCGAATCCGACCGGGTGGTGAGTCCAGCCCAGGATCCGAGCCTCGATCACAGCGACTGCGATCACGACCACGGACATTGCAGCCATGACCATGACCATGACCATGACCATGGACACCATCACGATCATGGACACGGGCATCACCACGACCACGGGCACAGTCACCACGACCACGGTCACGACCATGACCACAGCCATGACCATGGCTCTGCCGACCACCTCGCGATTGAGGGGTTCACATCGCTGTCATTCGCAAGCCCTCGCCCTTTCGATCTAAGAGCGTTCCAGAACTTCCTCGACAACCAGCTACCTGGAAGCGTGTTTCGTGCCAAGGGAATTCTTTGGTTCAAGGAGAGCGAGCGGCGTCATGTGTTCCATCTGGCCGGGAAACGCTTTTCGATCGATGACAGCGACTGGACTGGTGAACGCAAAAACCAATTGGTTCTGATCGGCCGTGACCTGGAGCACGACACCTTGAGACAACAGCTTCAAGCCTGTGTCTGCGACATTTCTGAATGA
- a CDS encoding iron ABC transporter permease, with protein sequence MPGVLREATHPRASSVLSGRLLLVAGAVLIAALALLPIAGLLREGLLGLTRGNASLGPDGLAQVRGTVTLLLGTASLGGLVGTANGWLLANCRFPGRRWLRIAQLLPLATPSYLLAATLIDLGSLYTIHIHGMGWGIAVMGLTTYPYVFLLSTESFSISGRRQLEACRSLGVGPWSSFRRIALPMALPAIGAGIALMGMEVANELGAVQLLGIPSLSAGILQAWQIDGNATGAVGLALITLCIVLMLLVGERWLRRRSRRWSEGVAGGESPAWTLQGGRAVIAQCLGALPPLISLGIPLTWAGMNAEQLTRGFEPELVLLTVRSLGLALAATLLAGCAALLLSIAKRWSRSHWLRSVTFLAGMGYAIPGAVLALALLLLGGPWQLSPILLLLWGYSDRFLAVNKGSLDAALERLSPSLDEAATGLGLRWPAVLRRVHFPLLRGPILAGGLLVFVDTVKELPLTWALRPFDFDTLAVRVYQYAGDERLAAALWPALMILTLGLLAASALIPRLDRDVKPTS encoded by the coding sequence ATGCCTGGCGTCCTTCGTGAGGCCACCCATCCCCGGGCGTCCAGCGTGCTGTCGGGTCGGCTTCTACTGGTCGCAGGCGCCGTGTTGATCGCGGCCTTGGCGCTTCTCCCCATCGCCGGACTGCTGCGTGAGGGCCTGCTCGGACTAACCCGTGGCAATGCCAGTCTCGGCCCTGATGGATTGGCGCAGGTACGCGGCACGGTGACACTGCTGCTTGGCACTGCAAGCCTTGGGGGTTTGGTGGGCACCGCCAATGGTTGGCTTCTGGCCAACTGCCGGTTCCCCGGTCGCCGCTGGTTGCGGATCGCCCAGCTGCTGCCCCTGGCAACACCCTCCTATCTGCTCGCTGCCACATTGATAGACCTAGGCAGTCTCTACACCATTCACATCCATGGGATGGGATGGGGAATCGCGGTGATGGGGCTGACGACCTATCCCTATGTCTTCCTCCTGAGCACAGAGAGCTTCAGCATCAGTGGACGCCGTCAGCTTGAGGCCTGCCGATCCCTGGGTGTTGGCCCTTGGAGCAGCTTTAGACGGATCGCCCTTCCCATGGCCCTTCCGGCCATTGGCGCAGGCATCGCGCTGATGGGCATGGAAGTGGCCAACGAACTGGGTGCCGTGCAGCTGTTGGGCATTCCCAGCCTTTCGGCAGGCATCCTGCAGGCCTGGCAGATTGATGGGAATGCCACCGGTGCGGTGGGGCTGGCCCTCATCACGCTCTGCATTGTGCTGATGCTTCTGGTGGGCGAACGCTGGCTGCGTCGACGCAGTCGCCGCTGGTCGGAGGGCGTGGCAGGTGGAGAATCTCCGGCCTGGACACTGCAGGGAGGACGGGCGGTCATCGCCCAGTGCCTGGGAGCCTTGCCACCGTTGATCAGTCTTGGCATTCCACTCACCTGGGCAGGGATGAACGCTGAGCAACTCACGAGAGGATTTGAACCTGAGCTTGTTCTGCTCACCGTTCGCAGCCTGGGCCTCGCCCTGGCCGCCACCCTGCTGGCGGGTTGCGCCGCTTTGCTGCTCTCGATCGCCAAACGCTGGAGTCGATCCCACTGGCTGAGAAGTGTCACCTTCCTCGCTGGAATGGGGTACGCGATTCCTGGTGCTGTACTAGCGCTAGCCCTCCTACTGCTCGGAGGCCCCTGGCAGCTTTCACCGATCCTCCTGCTGCTTTGGGGCTACAGCGATCGATTTCTAGCCGTCAATAAAGGAAGCCTCGATGCAGCCCTCGAGCGCCTCTCACCAAGCCTCGATGAAGCGGCCACAGGACTGGGTCTGCGCTGGCCGGCCGTGCTGAGAAGGGTGCATTTCCCGCTGCTTCGTGGGCCCATCCTGGCGGGGGGATTGCTGGTGTTTGTGGACACCGTGAAAGAGCTTCCACTGACATGGGCCCTGCGCCCCTTTGATTTCGACACACTGGCCGTCCGGGTGTACCAGTACGCCGGCGATGAGCGGCTTGCGGCAGCACTCTGGCCTGCACTGATGATCCTGACTCTGGGGCTGCTGGCGGCCTCTGCCCTGATACCTCGACTCGACCGGGATGTGAAGCCAACCTCCTGA
- a CDS encoding lysylphosphatidylglycerol synthase domain-containing protein yields the protein MLKRLQTRLTKTLPGGLKLWVTLLTLGFVGWALAGHAQGLRELSISARGWWWLVTGLGLSWLSLVVNALAWKVLVAWLGHGSGPVPLVPLYLSSNLLKYLPGGVWHFLRRVRALGPSIGTGPALVSVLLEPMLMAVAAVLWLPVGGWQNGLVLLAPLPALLLLPRWREPLLCRLERSRLRQLNQAEPGLEALPPPEQLGSGRRGYPWTPLAAELLFIASRFSGFWCCVQVFDLGAVLSPGSWMAAFSLAWAAGLVVPAAPGGLGVFEAVLLLRLGLSVPEAGLLAVALSYRLVVTLADVLAAAGARADRLLAESAS from the coding sequence ATGCTGAAGCGACTCCAGACCCGTTTGACCAAAACGCTCCCTGGTGGCCTGAAACTCTGGGTCACTCTGCTCACCCTGGGTTTCGTGGGATGGGCTCTGGCGGGCCATGCCCAAGGTCTGCGTGAACTCTCGATTTCAGCCCGTGGTTGGTGGTGGTTGGTCACGGGGTTGGGGCTCAGCTGGCTGAGCTTGGTGGTCAACGCCCTCGCCTGGAAAGTTCTGGTGGCATGGCTGGGGCATGGCTCCGGCCCGGTGCCACTGGTGCCCCTGTATCTCAGCAGCAACCTGTTGAAATATCTGCCGGGCGGGGTCTGGCATTTCCTGAGGCGTGTGCGAGCACTGGGGCCTTCTATCGGCACGGGCCCCGCGCTGGTTTCTGTGTTGCTGGAGCCAATGCTGATGGCGGTGGCTGCAGTGCTCTGGTTGCCGGTGGGCGGATGGCAGAACGGGTTGGTGCTGTTGGCGCCGCTGCCTGCGCTTCTGTTGCTTCCTCGGTGGCGAGAGCCTCTGCTGTGTCGCCTGGAGCGCAGTCGACTGAGGCAGCTGAATCAGGCCGAACCCGGTCTCGAGGCTTTGCCGCCGCCAGAGCAGCTTGGCAGTGGTCGACGGGGCTACCCCTGGACTCCACTCGCGGCTGAATTGCTGTTCATTGCGTCCCGCTTCTCGGGGTTCTGGTGTTGCGTCCAGGTGTTTGATCTGGGGGCTGTGTTGTCACCTGGAAGCTGGATGGCGGCCTTTTCCCTGGCCTGGGCCGCCGGGCTCGTTGTTCCAGCGGCCCCAGGAGGCCTGGGTGTTTTTGAGGCTGTCTTGCTGCTGCGATTGGGTCTATCCGTGCCAGAAGCAGGATTGTTGGCCGTTGCCCTGAGTTATCGGTTGGTGGTCACCCTTGCTGATGTGCTCGCTGCCGCTGGAGCACGCGCTGATCGTTTGCTTGCTGAATCGGCAAGTTGA
- the larC gene encoding nickel pincer cofactor biosynthesis protein LarC, whose amino-acid sequence MTTAVSADFLVDCPTGLAGDMLLAACLDLGVPASEIHAPLQRLGLGAAYALHVSEAQSGGLRGLRLKVDALEPDPAHRHWGDLRRQILTAELKPSLRDTVLAVFSNLAEAEAAVHGMAPEKVHFHEVGAIDSLVDVVGVCAAFDYLQPHSVRCLPPPSGRGTVSTAHGVLPVPAPAVLELAQRHGVTLRSGDDWPETELTTPTGLALMTVLADHFAWPSVLEPESVGIGLGHRQLDRPNLLRLIRMQPRSPVALHQPRWQELTVQEAWIDDASAEAIAWLCEQLRDAGAVDVASAPLQMKKGRPGTSVTALVLPDSAERLRQIWWTASPTLGVRERRQGRWVLPRRCGSLETPWGALAAKQTMKPDGTLVVKPEQDALQLLADREGLSPELLRQTLRASGLPFRPEEDWTC is encoded by the coding sequence ATGACCACGGCAGTTTCAGCTGATTTTCTGGTGGATTGTCCGACCGGGCTTGCCGGGGACATGCTTCTGGCTGCTTGCTTGGATCTGGGTGTTCCGGCTTCCGAGATTCATGCACCACTCCAGCGTCTGGGTCTCGGCGCCGCCTATGCGTTGCATGTGTCAGAGGCCCAAAGTGGTGGCTTGCGAGGCCTGCGGCTCAAGGTGGATGCACTGGAGCCTGATCCAGCGCATCGCCACTGGGGTGACCTGCGCCGGCAAATCCTGACGGCTGAGCTGAAGCCCTCTCTCCGAGACACAGTGCTTGCTGTGTTTTCCAACTTGGCGGAAGCCGAAGCCGCAGTTCATGGCATGGCTCCGGAAAAGGTGCATTTCCACGAGGTGGGTGCCATCGACAGCCTTGTGGATGTTGTCGGCGTCTGTGCTGCCTTTGATTATCTGCAGCCTCATTCCGTCCGCTGTTTGCCCCCGCCATCCGGCCGCGGCACGGTGTCCACGGCCCATGGCGTGTTGCCGGTGCCAGCACCGGCGGTGCTGGAGCTGGCCCAACGCCACGGTGTGACGCTGCGTAGCGGGGATGACTGGCCGGAAACCGAGCTGACAACCCCCACCGGTTTGGCCTTGATGACGGTGCTGGCCGATCACTTCGCTTGGCCGTCTGTGCTGGAACCCGAGTCCGTTGGGATCGGTTTGGGTCATCGCCAGCTGGATCGTCCCAACCTGCTGCGGCTGATCCGGATGCAACCCCGTTCGCCAGTGGCCCTCCATCAACCGCGCTGGCAGGAGCTCACGGTTCAGGAAGCATGGATCGATGACGCATCCGCTGAAGCCATTGCCTGGTTGTGTGAGCAACTCCGGGATGCGGGCGCTGTGGATGTGGCCTCAGCGCCGCTCCAGATGAAGAAAGGTCGACCCGGCACGTCGGTGACGGCCTTGGTGCTTCCCGATTCGGCTGAGCGCCTGCGGCAGATCTGGTGGACGGCGAGTCCCACCCTTGGTGTGCGTGAACGTCGGCAGGGCCGCTGGGTGCTGCCCCGTCGCTGTGGCTCCCTGGAGACTCCCTGGGGTGCTCTTGCCGCCAAACAGACCATGAAGCCGGATGGAACCCTGGTGGTCAAACCCGAGCAGGATGCGCTTCAGTTGCTGGCTGATCGGGAAGGCCTCTCACCGGAATTGCTCCGACAAACGCTGCGCGCGTCGGGCCTGCCGTTTCGCCCTGAGGAGGACTGGACATGCTGA